From the genome of Triticum aestivum cultivar Chinese Spring chromosome 3B, IWGSC CS RefSeq v2.1, whole genome shotgun sequence, one region includes:
- the LOC123068142 gene encoding uncharacterized protein (The sequence of the model RefSeq protein was modified relative to this genomic sequence to represent the inferred CDS: added 171 bases not found in genome assembly): MATDDPEPPQPPQPQTLAAGELVWAKTRGRHHWWPARLHSPSPESPLVSSLGAEYSDDHRPAVAVKPFLAAPDADALATANKGLAFVAAVAHARATAVAILCDALTCPCARGPNPPPPPPADESNTVVITGVANLEPREFLAALGSAAVDAPAVSLMDRARLESWVRALAQGWGPDGPGRYQRRTKDDLIDKIDLDMLADDGAASEEEEEKKAVVPRKTPKQRKRRTKAPTPKDKEEEEMAHKTPKQRRRAKASLLDSEEEEEEQKLSSQNNKDESGTALSGRRERKKSKYLSPPYTNIGVFALEDKSPDDSPKKSPPARAANKDERKNNKASPEEKQQHKKKTKVVPPPLPLDNVNAQEVLLLLRCFGEDVSHKRHFPKAAEDFLGLLRSSVFAEGAHHDSYKDHECPVAKNAVEKAAAAADVLVSDSAATPKQGKGKRGRKKKDQDGSADSSSIKKKKKKKTAALDCAAEDASEENKKAEDASEENKKEENVSEKKKRGRRKKEQDGTSPKGSAIKRKKMDKTSPKATLGPASGSGLVITPAIPIRQVSAQDIMGQVKPGAGVPDPMMKNNLLVSKSPISAIMSGGVKSGEEQDQGDTGSVVNASSDQSAKNNEEATKPETDMNVDTLDRDVPVGSGAQTEVTTPMNVDMNVDTLSGDVALAEVTMPEATKPETGGIQVDMNVECIGVVDVPVTSVQMEAMELEASIPVVDINEQIAAVEDVPATSGWLPPMHGDVISQPAHGNKDNASVQGRAVQESYTSLIKAMVPDMYKKVEEVAAGTGVVAAPQDEAQKVEETSQMKAVADGASHSSPAKGTSSGATNGSPCPDAPNSAQKRRNKKPAAAYFANPAELRVKFLDGTMVPTKEELLSEFRRFGVLVESECDISEERRDARVVFGKSTEAEAAYTKAEIPGIFGQFGPPWATLGLNYLEAITLAPARPAKPPLARADMRKNVENMISSLKNGGRSLPLNVGAAAPAGGAAPVSAGLLAEMQRLLSKLDKPQPAPGPSGSAPPPSS; the protein is encoded by the coding sequence GAccaccgccccgccgtcgccgtcaaGCCCTTCCtcgccgcccccgacgccgacgccctCGCTACCGCCAACAAAGGCCTCGCCTttgtcgccgccgtcgcccacgCCAGGGCCACCGCCGTCGCCATCCTCTGCGACGCCCTCACCTGCCCCTGCGCCCGCGGCCCcaacccccctcctcctcctccggccgacgAATCCAACACGGTCGTCATCACCGGCGTCGCCAACCTCGAGCCCCGCGAGTTCCTCGCCGCGCTCGGGAGCGCGGCCGTCGACGCCCCCGCCGTCAGCCTCATGGACCGGGCCAGGCTCGAGAGCTGGGTCCGGGCGCTCGCCCAGGGATGGGGCCCCGACGGCCCAGGCCGCTACCAGCGCCGCACCAAAGACGACCTCATCGACAAGATTGACCTCGACATGCTGGCCGACGACGGTGCTgcctccgaagaggaggaggagaaaaaggCCGTGGTGCCTCGCAAGACGCCCAAGCAGAGGAAGAGGCGCACAAAAGCCCCCACTCCcaaggacaaggaggaggaggagatggcacACAAGACGCCCAAGCAGAGGAGGCGCGCCAAAGCCTCGCTCCTGgactccgaggaggaggaggaggagcagaaacTCAGCAGCCAGAACAACAAGGATGAGAGCGGCACTGCCCTGTCTGGGAGGCGCGAGCGCAAGAAGAGCAAGTATCTCTCACCGCCCTACACCAACATCGGCGTGTTTGCTCTCGAGGACAAGTCCCCAGATGATTCGCCAAAGAAGTCGCCGCCCGCCAGAGCTGCTAACAAGGATGAGAGGAAGAATAACAAGGCGTCACCAGAGGAGAAGCAGCAGCACAAGAAGAAGACCAAGGTggtgccgccgccgcttccgctgGACAATGTCAATGCTCAGGAGGTCCTGCTGCTGCTGCGCTGCTTCGGGGAGGACGTCTCTCACAAGAGGCACTTCCCCAAGGCCGCTGAGGACTTCCTTGGCCTGCTCAGGAGCTCCGTGTTCGCCGAGGGTGCTCACCATGACTCCTACAAGGACCATGAATGCCCGGTGGCCAAGAATGCTGTTGAgaaagctgctgctgctgcagatgTCCTGGTTTCAGATTCAGCTGCTACTCCGAAACAAGGCAAGGGTAAGCGTGGTAgaaagaagaaggatcaggatGGCAGTGCCGATTCTTCTTctatcaagaagaagaagaagaagaagacggccgCTCTTGACTGTGCAGCGGAGGATGCTTCTGAGGAGAATAAGAAAGCGGAGGATGCTTCTGAGGAGAATAAGAAAGAGGAGAATGTTTCTGAGAAAAAGAAGAGGGGCAGAAGGAAGAAGGAGCAGGATGGAACCTCCCCAAAAGGCTCTGCTATcaagaggaagaagatggacaaAACCTCCCCAAAAGCAACTCTTGGGCCTGCCTCCGGCTCTGGCTTGGTTATCACGCCCGCTATTCCTATCAGGCAGGTGAGTGCTCAAGATATCATGGGCCAAGTCAAACCAGGAGCTGGGGTTCCTGATCCCATGATGAAGAACAACTTGTTGGTGTCCAAGAGCCCGATTTCAGCCATAATGTCTGGAGGAGTAAAATCTGGAGAGGAGCAGGACCAAGGAGACACTGGATCAGTTGTGAATGCTTCATCTGACCAATCTGCCAAAAACAATGAGGAAGCAACAAAGCCAGAAACTGATATGAATGTGGATACTCTTGACAGAGATGTGCCTGTGGGAAGTGGTGCCCAGACTGAAGTTACCACGCCTATGAATGTGGATATGAATGTGGATACTCTTAGCGGAGATGTTGCCCTGGCTGAAGTGACGATGCCTGAAGCGACAAAGCCTGAAACTGGTGGTATTCAGGTAGACATGAATGTGGAATGCATTGGTGTTGTAGATGTGCCTGTCACAAGTGTCCAGATGGAAGCAATGGAGCTGGAAGCTAGTATTCCTGTAGTGGATATAAATGAACAAATTGCGGCCGTGGAAGATGTGCCTGCTACAAGTGGCTGGCTTCCACCTATGCATGGAGATGTCATATCCCAGCCCGCCCATGGAAACAAAGACAATGCAAGTGTGCAAGGGCGTGCAGTCCAAGAATCCTACACATCTCTGATTAAGGCGATGGTGCCGGATATGTACAAGAAAGTGGAGGAGGTTGCTGCTGGAACAGGTGTCGTCGCGGCGCCTCAAGATGAGgctcaaaaggttgaagagactagcCAGATGAAGGCAGTTGCTGATGGAGCTAGCCATTCTTCTCCTGCAAAAGGCACTAGTAGTGGTGCTACCAATGGGAGCCCCTGCCCTGATGCGCCCAACTCTGCCCAGAAGAGGAGAAACAAGAAGCCTGCAGCAGCATACTTTGCCAACCCAGCAGAGCTCCGGGTGAAATTCTTGGACGGCACCATGGTCCCCACCAAGGAGGAGCTGCTCTCGGAGTTCCGCAGGTTTGGCGTCCTGGTGGAGTCGGAGTGCGACATATCAGAAGAGCGCCGCGACGCGCGCGTGGTGTTTGGGAAGAGCACCGAGGCGGAGGCGGCCTACACCAAGGCGGAGATCCCAGGCATCTTTGGCCAGTTCGGGCCCCCCTGGGCCACCCTGGGGCTCAACTACCTGGAGGCGATCACGCTTGCACCTGCCCGTCCTGCCAAGCCCCCGCTGGCTCGTGCTGACATGAGGAAGAACGTGGAGAACATGATCTCGTCCCTGAAGAACGGGGGGCGATCTTTGCCGCTCAACGTCGGAGCGGCCGCTCCCGCTGGAGGAGCGGCGCCCGTGTCGGCGGGCCTCCTTGCTGAGATGCAGCGGCTCCTGTCCAAGCTTGACAAGCCGCAGCCGGCCCCTGGGCCTTCGGGCTCGGCTCCTCCGCCGTCGTCGTAG